In one window of Deinococcus radiotolerans DNA:
- the sufU gene encoding Fe-S cluster assembly sulfur transfer protein SufU has translation MLLPEAVAKQIIADHQRRPRHIGALDGVDGVTLDNPGCGDQVTVWADVREGRLTGLTFTGKGCAISQSSASLMTVALTGKTLAETRALAGQFQAMILGEAEGPADLGDLLALAGVSRLHARRKCALLAWRALEQALPRAD, from the coding sequence GTGCTGCTGCCCGAGGCGGTCGCCAAGCAGATCATCGCCGATCACCAGCGCCGACCGCGTCACATCGGGGCGCTGGACGGCGTGGATGGGGTCACGTTGGACAACCCGGGCTGCGGGGATCAGGTGACCGTCTGGGCCGACGTGCGGGAGGGCCGACTGACCGGCCTGACCTTCACCGGGAAGGGCTGCGCGATCAGTCAGAGCAGCGCCAGCCTGATGACGGTCGCGCTGACCGGGAAGACCCTGGCAGAGACCCGCGCACTGGCCGGGCAGTTCCAGGCGATGATCCTAGGCGAGGCCGAGGGTCCAGCCGACCTGGGGGACCTGCTGGCCCTGGCGGGCGTCAGCCGCCTGCACGCGCGGCGCAAGTGCGCGCTGCTCGCGTGGCGGGCGTTGGAGCAGGCGCTGCCGCGCGCCGACTGA
- a CDS encoding ferric reductase-like transmembrane domain-containing protein has product MTTRPPSRPSVNSVLDDERNTTLTATLLLIFALAYLACWLHLGPHTLAWSLNRATGTVAYLLLAVTTATGALLGSRSAPAWLSRAQQAGWHGIASGFALALGTLHGLLLTVDATYPQSLLAVLIPGASRVLPLPVALGTLGLYGLALVILSNRARRRLSPRVWKALHLTAYPAFALLTAHGVTAGTDQLGPLYATSVALVAFTFGLRLLEETGKRRAAR; this is encoded by the coding sequence ATGACCACCCGTCCGCCCAGCAGACCTAGCGTGAACAGCGTGCTGGACGACGAACGCAACACGACCCTGACGGCCACGCTGCTCCTGATCTTCGCGCTGGCCTACCTAGCGTGCTGGCTGCACCTCGGGCCGCACACCCTGGCGTGGAGCCTCAACCGCGCCACCGGCACCGTCGCGTACCTGCTGCTGGCCGTCACGACCGCCACCGGGGCACTGCTGGGCAGCCGCTCCGCCCCCGCGTGGCTCAGCCGCGCCCAGCAGGCCGGCTGGCACGGCATTGCCAGCGGCTTCGCCCTCGCCCTGGGCACGCTGCACGGCCTCCTGCTGACCGTGGACGCCACGTACCCGCAGTCCCTGCTGGCCGTCCTGATCCCCGGCGCGAGCCGCGTGCTGCCCCTCCCGGTCGCGCTGGGCACCCTGGGCCTGTACGGACTGGCGCTGGTGATCCTCAGTAACCGCGCCCGGCGCCGCCTCAGCCCCCGCGTGTGGAAGGCGCTGCACCTCACGGCGTACCCCGCCTTCGCGCTCCTCACCGCGCACGGCGTCACGGCCGGCACCGATCAGCTGGGGCCGCTGTACGCCACGTCCGTGGCCCTCGTGGCCTTCACCTTCGGCCTGCGCCTGCTGGAAGAAACCGGGAAACGCCGCGCCGCACGCTGA
- a CDS encoding HD domain-containing phosphohydrolase: MLLNLCLLLTCTFVLSLSYREWPVRRAWWLHAARILISAVTSGLLVWYSAPLGDLKVDLRYVPVALVTMRYGVAAGALVALAPVAWRLLESPVGGAVALTNALTVLVLAGVLRSRLRLTQLQPLAWPLLFVPYLGVGLAVFVVPGARPIAWWLYLGMLGMHGLATLAALVVLHTRLRLLRLTFEARQQSRRDELTSLGNRQAFDEHLARLEPGQQLVLLDVDQFRLLNENHGAAVGDRALQYIAQVLRDEVPDGAYRLSGEEFALLLDLGSETEARAVVERIQVRLADRGEVPWANLSLSAGLATRLPREQPGELRHRADEALYVAKANGRSRLVLSPNAPRPPAPAAPQAEIRPRHSLWQAQRTTVSLMTQRRPLTGADWLLVLRSAVDTLDGVEAASLNIREGNRFRMCAVVGYDPELLGLEFTEAVQLRWYGGPLAEWLQGRPRVANMTAMQRAWVEEGEVLGDRASLLLRDAGHRDRLRSNLCVPVVLDGEVVAHLNLDSHTREEAFLPGVMQDAQLFAQQIAALLQLQDRWRELEQLSHLHSDLSRAGDEQLGAHLAETAHDLLRTTYTLLLRYDPYTDALVPAAEAGVFLDPQEPAPTLARGEGMAWRALSSGRVIRVDDILNARGAYRPATSHPDRRALMVVPLLSRTGDPLGALCLLRDEHRPFRAPDEALAQMLASVGARVMEGRAHVTDLEITLDAALNMLGVALEARDFETQGHTQRVQDLARRMGEALHLSDAQLTALRRGAALHDIGKLCIPDAVLLKPGALTPEERRVVERHAPLGAALVARIPFLDPDAQQVVRHHHERWDGGGYPDALAGTQTPLLARLFALCDVYDALTSERPYKRAMSHEAALTVLRGGRGTQFDPDLLDVFCRVVTPRPSLGPSPDLT; encoded by the coding sequence GTGCTGCTGAATCTTTGCCTACTGCTCACCTGCACGTTCGTGCTCAGCCTCTCCTATCGTGAGTGGCCGGTGCGTCGCGCGTGGTGGCTGCACGCGGCCCGGATCCTGATTTCGGCCGTCACGTCGGGGCTGCTGGTGTGGTACAGCGCGCCGCTGGGGGACCTGAAGGTGGACCTGCGGTACGTGCCGGTGGCGCTGGTCACCATGCGGTACGGGGTGGCGGCCGGGGCGCTGGTGGCGCTGGCGCCGGTGGCGTGGCGCCTGCTGGAATCCCCGGTGGGTGGGGCGGTGGCGCTCACGAACGCCCTGACGGTGCTGGTGCTGGCGGGTGTGCTGCGCTCGCGGCTGCGCCTGACCCAGTTGCAGCCGCTGGCGTGGCCGCTGCTGTTCGTGCCGTACCTGGGAGTGGGCCTGGCGGTGTTCGTGGTGCCGGGCGCGCGGCCCATCGCGTGGTGGCTGTACCTGGGCATGCTGGGGATGCACGGCCTGGCGACGCTGGCGGCGCTGGTGGTGCTGCACACGCGGCTGCGCCTGCTGCGCCTGACGTTCGAGGCGCGCCAGCAGTCGCGGCGCGACGAGCTGACGTCCCTGGGCAACCGGCAGGCGTTCGATGAGCACCTGGCGCGGCTGGAGCCGGGGCAGCAGCTGGTGCTGCTGGACGTGGATCAGTTCCGCCTGCTGAACGAGAACCACGGGGCGGCCGTGGGGGACCGGGCGCTGCAGTACATCGCGCAGGTGCTGCGGGATGAGGTGCCGGACGGCGCGTACCGCCTGAGCGGGGAGGAGTTCGCGCTGCTGCTGGACCTGGGCAGCGAGACCGAGGCGCGCGCTGTCGTGGAGCGCATTCAGGTGCGGCTCGCGGACCGGGGGGAGGTGCCGTGGGCGAACCTGAGCCTCTCGGCGGGGCTCGCCACGCGCCTGCCGCGCGAGCAGCCGGGCGAGCTGCGCCACCGGGCGGATGAGGCGCTGTACGTGGCGAAAGCCAATGGCCGCAGCCGCCTGGTCCTCAGCCCGAACGCGCCGCGTCCGCCCGCGCCTGCGGCCCCACAGGCGGAGATCCGCCCGCGGCACTCGCTGTGGCAGGCGCAGCGGACCACCGTGAGCCTCATGACGCAGCGGCGCCCGCTGACGGGCGCGGACTGGCTGCTGGTGCTGCGCAGCGCGGTGGACACCCTGGACGGCGTGGAGGCCGCCAGCCTGAACATCCGCGAGGGCAACCGCTTCCGGATGTGCGCGGTGGTCGGCTACGACCCGGAGCTGCTGGGCCTGGAGTTCACGGAGGCCGTGCAACTGCGCTGGTACGGCGGTCCGCTGGCCGAGTGGTTGCAGGGCCGGCCGCGCGTGGCGAACATGACCGCCATGCAGCGCGCCTGGGTGGAGGAAGGCGAGGTGCTCGGGGACCGGGCCAGCCTGCTGCTGCGGGACGCCGGGCACCGGGACCGGCTGCGCAGCAACCTGTGCGTGCCGGTGGTGCTGGACGGCGAGGTGGTCGCGCACCTGAACCTGGATTCGCACACGCGCGAGGAGGCGTTCCTGCCGGGCGTCATGCAGGACGCGCAGCTGTTCGCGCAGCAGATCGCGGCGCTGCTGCAACTTCAGGACCGCTGGCGGGAACTGGAGCAGCTGTCGCACCTGCACAGTGACCTGAGCCGCGCCGGGGATGAGCAGCTGGGCGCGCACCTGGCCGAGACCGCGCATGACCTGCTGCGCACCACGTACACGCTGCTGCTGCGCTACGACCCGTACACGGACGCGCTGGTGCCCGCCGCGGAGGCCGGGGTGTTCCTGGACCCGCAGGAGCCCGCGCCGACCCTGGCGCGCGGTGAGGGCATGGCGTGGCGGGCCCTGTCGTCCGGGAGGGTCATCCGCGTGGATGACATCCTGAATGCGCGCGGCGCGTACCGGCCGGCCACGAGTCACCCGGACCGGCGCGCGCTGATGGTCGTGCCGCTGCTGTCCCGCACCGGGGACCCGCTGGGGGCGCTGTGCCTGCTGCGGGATGAGCACCGGCCGTTCCGCGCGCCGGATGAGGCGCTGGCGCAGATGCTGGCCAGCGTAGGCGCGCGGGTCATGGAGGGCCGCGCGCACGTCACGGACCTGGAGATCACGCTGGACGCCGCGCTGAACATGCTGGGCGTGGCCCTTGAGGCGCGGGATTTCGAGACGCAGGGGCACACGCAGCGCGTGCAGGACCTCGCGCGGCGCATGGGTGAGGCGCTGCACCTGAGTGACGCGCAGCTCACGGCCCTGCGCCGCGGCGCGGCGCTGCACGACATCGGCAAGCTGTGCATTCCGGACGCGGTGCTGCTCAAGCCGGGCGCCCTGACGCCCGAGGAGCGGCGCGTAGTCGAGCGGCACGCGCCGCTGGGCGCGGCCCTGGTCGCCCGCATTCCCTTCCTGGATCCGGACGCGCAGCAGGTGGTGCGCCATCACCACGAACGCTGGGACGGCGGCGGGTACCCGGACGCCCTGGCGGGCACGCAGACACCCCTGCTGGCCCGGCTGTTCGCGCTGTGCGACGTGTACGACGCCCTGACCAGCGAGCGGCCCTACAAGCGCGCCATGAGTCACGAGGCGGCGCTGACCGTACTCAGGGGCGGGCGCGGCACGCAGTTCGATCCGGACCTGCTGGACGTGTTCTGCCGGGTGGTCACGCCCCGGCCCAGCCTCGGCCCGTCCCCCGACCTGACCTGA
- a CDS encoding FAD:protein FMN transferase produces MTAPSCPDLSLRALGTEVRAQGAGAFAALREVRRLERLLTRFRPSPLTELNACGELRDPPADLRLALTHALDVAHRTRGLITPAVLSALEAAGYTTAPGAGPRRPAAPVPGLDVLAGVTVHDDLIRLPRGVRLDLGGTAKSWIATQAARCLTGDALLDAGGDLHAQFTQPGTLGVRTPDGSPLFLNVGSGVSGVATSSVLTRAWAGGHHLIDPRTARPAVTPWVQVTAVAGRVTVAETLAKLALLGADDLLRDLAPPGTRLIAFDDAYRAHTWEDGSWGRWAA; encoded by the coding sequence ATGACCGCCCCGTCCTGCCCCGACCTGAGCCTGCGCGCGCTGGGCACCGAGGTTCGCGCGCAGGGGGCCGGGGCGTTCGCGGCGCTGCGTGAGGTGCGCCGCCTGGAACGCCTGCTGACCCGCTTCCGGCCCTCACCGCTGACGGAGCTGAACGCCTGCGGGGAACTGCGCGACCCGCCCGCCGACCTGCGGCTGGCGCTGACGCACGCGCTAGACGTGGCCCACCGCACGCGCGGCCTGATCACGCCCGCCGTGCTCAGCGCCCTGGAAGCCGCCGGGTATACCACCGCGCCCGGAGCCGGGCCCAGGCGCCCCGCTGCGCCCGTGCCGGGGCTGGACGTGCTGGCGGGCGTGACGGTGCACGACGACCTGATCCGCCTGCCGCGCGGTGTGCGGCTGGATCTGGGCGGCACCGCCAAGAGCTGGATCGCCACGCAGGCCGCCCGCTGCCTGACCGGGGACGCGCTGCTGGACGCGGGCGGGGACCTGCACGCGCAGTTCACGCAGCCCGGCACGCTGGGCGTCCGCACCCCGGACGGGTCGCCGCTGTTCCTGAACGTCGGCTCGGGCGTCAGTGGCGTGGCCACCAGCAGCGTCCTGACGCGCGCTTGGGCGGGCGGGCATCACCTGATCGATCCGCGCACCGCCCGCCCTGCCGTCACGCCGTGGGTGCAGGTCACGGCCGTGGCGGGCCGCGTGACCGTCGCGGAAACCCTGGCGAAACTGGCGCTGCTAGGCGCAGACGACCTGCTGCGCGACCTCGCCCCGCCTGGCACGCGACTGATCGCGTTCGATGACGCGTACCGCGCCCACACCTGGGAAGACGGCTCGTGGGGCAGGTGGGCCGCATGA
- a CDS encoding secondary thiamine-phosphate synthase enzyme YjbQ — protein sequence MWAQHTLTLPERRRGFHLITREIVGAISELGRTRAGLLHVFIQHTSASLTLNENASPDVRRDFETYFNHAVPDGWAPFQHTLEGPDDMAAHIKASLLGPSLTLPVQNGRLALGTWQGVYLCEHRDHGGPRRLVLTLTGEVM from the coding sequence ATGTGGGCCCAGCACACCCTGACCCTGCCCGAACGGCGGCGCGGCTTTCACCTCATCACCCGCGAGATTGTCGGGGCCATTTCAGAACTGGGGCGCACCCGCGCCGGACTGCTGCACGTGTTCATTCAGCACACCAGCGCCAGCCTCACCCTGAACGAGAACGCCAGCCCCGACGTCCGCCGCGACTTCGAGACGTACTTCAACCACGCCGTTCCCGACGGCTGGGCGCCTTTCCAGCACACCCTGGAGGGCCCGGACGACATGGCCGCGCACATCAAGGCCAGCCTCCTGGGCCCCAGCCTGACCCTTCCCGTCCAGAATGGCCGCCTCGCGCTGGGCACGTGGCAGGGCGTGTATCTCTGCGAACACCGCGACCACGGCGGCCCGAGAAGACTGGTGCTCACGCTGACGGGAGAAGTGATGTGA
- a CDS encoding adenylosuccinate synthase: protein MPGIAIVGAQWGDEGKGKITDFLAPEAEFVVRYQGGANAGHTVTAKGQTFKLNLLPSGVLHDGTVSVLGDGMVIDPDKFLEERRNLIAGGLNPDLRISDRAHLVLPHHKFVDGRKDFVGTTGRGIGPAYADRARRVGIRFGDLLDDGVLTERVERLLEAKPNSTRDAGWTSVQVAMEALAPVREALSPFVQDTGAQLRDAIKEGRNVLFEGAQATLLDLNYGTYPFVTSSHPTVGGILVGAGVNHKAIHKVYGVAKAFNTRVGHGPFVTEVHDEAGILRLRGDGSKPWDEYGTTTGRPRRVGWLDLALLKYAVDVNGLDGLVINKMDILAGLEEIPVCVAYDADGQPVWKKMKGWATTDGADSRATLAKEAQAYLDLIEETVGCPVVIFSAGPAREQTYGQVSWT, encoded by the coding sequence ATGCCTGGAATTGCAATTGTGGGCGCCCAGTGGGGCGATGAGGGCAAGGGGAAGATCACGGATTTTCTCGCGCCGGAAGCCGAATTCGTGGTGCGCTACCAGGGTGGCGCGAACGCCGGGCACACGGTGACCGCGAAGGGGCAGACGTTCAAGCTGAACCTGCTGCCCAGCGGCGTGCTGCACGACGGGACGGTCAGCGTGCTGGGCGACGGCATGGTGATCGACCCGGATAAGTTCCTGGAGGAACGCCGGAACCTGATCGCGGGTGGCCTGAACCCGGACCTGCGGATCAGTGACCGGGCGCATCTGGTGCTGCCTCATCACAAGTTCGTGGATGGCCGCAAGGACTTCGTGGGCACGACCGGGCGCGGGATTGGCCCGGCGTACGCGGACCGCGCGCGCCGCGTTGGCATCCGCTTTGGTGATCTGCTGGATGACGGCGTGCTGACTGAGCGGGTCGAGCGGCTGCTGGAAGCGAAGCCGAACAGCACCCGTGACGCAGGCTGGACGAGCGTGCAGGTGGCCATGGAGGCCCTGGCGCCGGTGCGCGAGGCGCTCTCGCCGTTCGTGCAGGACACCGGCGCGCAACTGCGGGACGCCATCAAGGAGGGCCGGAACGTGCTGTTCGAGGGTGCGCAGGCGACCCTGCTCGACCTGAACTACGGCACGTACCCCTTCGTGACCAGCAGCCACCCCACGGTGGGCGGCATCCTGGTGGGTGCGGGCGTGAACCATAAGGCCATTCACAAGGTGTACGGCGTGGCGAAGGCCTTCAACACCCGCGTCGGGCACGGGCCGTTCGTGACCGAGGTGCATGACGAGGCCGGGATTCTGCGCCTGCGTGGCGACGGCAGCAAGCCCTGGGATGAGTACGGCACGACCACCGGGCGTCCGCGCCGGGTGGGCTGGCTGGACCTGGCGCTGCTGAAGTACGCGGTGGACGTGAACGGCCTGGACGGGCTGGTCATCAACAAGATGGACATCTTGGCGGGCCTGGAGGAAATCCCGGTCTGCGTGGCGTACGACGCGGACGGTCAGCCCGTCTGGAAGAAGATGAAGGGCTGGGCGACCACGGACGGCGCTGACAGCCGCGCGACGCTCGCGAAGGAAGCGCAGGCGTACCTGGACCTGATCGAGGAGACCGTGGGCTGCCCCGTGGTGATCTTCTCGGCGGGCCCGGCGCGTGAGCAGACGTACGGTCAGGTCAGCTGGACCTGA
- a CDS encoding DUF4403 family protein, whose protein sequence is MTAPAALAAPAPSTLTVPVSVPLAGVQGAANARVPLEFARVNEQRSFLGGLLTVSLSGMVTRAGHVQVRSLPDGSGLRVSVPIRAAFRAEPGGVGAFLARDFGGEATVALTVVPTVTPDWEADVAVKGDYAWTDPLSVELAQGVRVSVQSLVDAQVRAQLDALAAQVRTSVREQARLRERAGTLWARAQQPWTLPTPDPAYARVTPLNLSVSPFRFTPDALKVTLGAQLRLDAGLGRAPAQVAQPLPPLRRSETLTPDVNLSVPARLPYPELSAAATREAAKRTLTLPVPTSPTLRVTGVTLSAAGAALNAAVSLQISGPLGLKLNATADVRGTPTLDAAGQVLTLKNVTVRTRREGLTGRALAWLADARAQAYVAQAARFDLRPRLDAVRAQMQTRLPFTPTPGVTLSGTLRSLSVTDVRVTPDALIVTGEALGTLNATVDASATR, encoded by the coding sequence ATGACTGCTCCCGCCGCGCTGGCCGCTCCTGCTCCCTCGACGCTCACGGTGCCGGTGTCGGTACCGCTGGCGGGCGTGCAGGGCGCGGCGAACGCGCGGGTGCCGCTGGAGTTCGCGCGGGTGAATGAACAGCGGTCATTCCTGGGCGGTCTGCTGACGGTTTCGCTGTCGGGGATGGTGACGCGGGCGGGGCACGTGCAGGTGCGCTCACTTCCGGACGGCTCGGGCCTGCGGGTCAGCGTGCCGATCCGCGCGGCCTTCCGGGCCGAGCCGGGCGGGGTGGGGGCGTTCCTGGCGCGTGACTTTGGTGGCGAGGCGACCGTGGCCCTGACGGTGGTGCCGACTGTCACGCCCGACTGGGAAGCGGACGTGGCGGTGAAAGGCGACTACGCCTGGACGGACCCGCTGAGTGTGGAACTGGCGCAGGGCGTGCGGGTCAGCGTGCAGTCCCTGGTGGACGCGCAGGTGCGCGCGCAGCTGGACGCACTGGCGGCGCAGGTGCGGACGTCCGTGCGGGAGCAGGCGCGGCTGCGGGAGCGGGCGGGGACGCTGTGGGCGCGCGCGCAGCAGCCGTGGACGCTGCCCACACCGGACCCCGCGTACGCGCGCGTGACGCCCCTGAACCTGAGCGTCTCGCCGTTCCGCTTCACGCCGGACGCACTGAAGGTCACGCTGGGCGCGCAGCTGCGCCTGGACGCCGGACTGGGCCGCGCGCCCGCCCAGGTGGCCCAGCCCCTCCCGCCCCTGCGCCGCAGCGAGACGCTGACCCCAGACGTGAACCTCAGCGTGCCTGCCCGTCTCCCCTACCCGGAACTGTCGGCGGCGGCCACGCGGGAGGCCGCGAAGCGCACCCTGACGCTGCCCGTCCCGACCTCACCCACGCTCCGCGTGACCGGCGTGACCCTGAGCGCGGCGGGCGCAGCCCTGAACGCGGCCGTGAGCCTCCAGATCAGCGGGCCGCTGGGCCTGAAACTGAATGCCACGGCGGACGTGCGCGGCACGCCCACCCTGGACGCCGCCGGACAGGTCCTGACCCTGAAGAACGTCACGGTCCGCACGCGCCGCGAGGGCCTGACGGGACGCGCGCTGGCGTGGCTGGCGGACGCCCGCGCGCAGGCGTACGTGGCGCAGGCCGCCCGCTTCGACCTGCGGCCGCGACTGGACGCCGTGCGCGCGCAGATGCAGACGCGCCTGCCCTTCACGCCCACCCCCGGCGTGACCCTGAGCGGCACGCTGCGGTCCCTGAGCGTCACGGATGTGCGCGTCACCCCGGACGCCCTGATCGTGACCGGCGAGGCCCTGGGCACCCTGAACGCCACGGTGGACGCCAGCGCCACCCGCTAA
- a CDS encoding M20 family metallopeptidase: MTATGDRVEELREQLVAWRRHLHMNPEVGFEEHATAAYIEAQLRAMPGLSVSRPTATSVLAVLKGGQPGRTVLLRADIDALPIHEENTFEFASQKPGVMHACGHDGHTAILLGVAKLLAGDAARVPGEIRMIFQHAEEIGPGGAEELVMNTPLMDGVDVVTGLHLNSQLPAGVVAVKPGAFMAAPDTIELTIRGRGGHGAHPEETVDPIAVGAQVVTNLQHVVSRMVAAQDALVVSITKFSSGTTHNVIPDTAELMGTVRTFDPALRERAPQLIERVVRGLCDAHGATYDLRYEFGYRPLINTDWVAAQLKAVALDEVGEDRFRDAKPTMGGEDFSAYLEKAPGAYFNVGSGSDEADSRWPHHHPRFTIDETSLETGVRMLSAAALRLAQPE; this comes from the coding sequence ATGACCGCAACTGGTGACCGGGTGGAGGAACTTCGTGAGCAGCTCGTGGCGTGGCGGCGGCACCTGCACATGAACCCCGAGGTGGGCTTCGAGGAGCACGCGACCGCCGCGTACATCGAAGCGCAGCTGCGCGCCATGCCGGGCCTGAGCGTCTCGCGGCCCACCGCGACCAGCGTGCTGGCCGTCCTGAAGGGCGGGCAGCCGGGCCGGACGGTGCTGCTGCGCGCCGACATTGACGCGCTGCCCATCCACGAGGAGAACACCTTCGAGTTCGCCTCGCAGAAGCCCGGCGTGATGCACGCGTGCGGGCACGACGGGCACACCGCGATCCTGCTGGGCGTGGCGAAACTGCTCGCCGGGGACGCGGCGCGCGTGCCCGGCGAGATCCGCATGATCTTCCAGCACGCCGAGGAGATTGGGCCCGGCGGCGCAGAGGAACTGGTCATGAACACCCCGCTGATGGACGGCGTGGACGTCGTCACGGGCCTGCACCTGAACAGCCAGCTGCCCGCCGGGGTGGTGGCCGTGAAGCCCGGCGCGTTCATGGCGGCGCCCGACACGATCGAGCTGACCATTCGCGGTAGGGGCGGGCACGGCGCGCACCCCGAGGAGACCGTGGATCCCATTGCGGTGGGCGCGCAGGTCGTCACGAACCTCCAGCATGTCGTGAGCCGCATGGTGGCCGCGCAGGACGCGCTGGTGGTCAGCATCACGAAATTCTCGAGCGGCACCACGCACAACGTCATTCCCGACACGGCGGAACTGATGGGCACGGTCCGCACCTTCGACCCGGCGCTGCGCGAGCGGGCGCCGCAGCTGATTGAGCGGGTGGTCCGGGGCCTGTGCGACGCGCACGGCGCCACGTACGACCTGCGCTACGAGTTCGGGTACCGTCCGCTGATCAACACGGACTGGGTGGCCGCGCAGCTGAAAGCCGTGGCGCTGGACGAGGTGGGCGAGGACCGTTTCCGCGACGCGAAACCCACCATGGGCGGCGAGGATTTCAGCGCGTACCTGGAGAAGGCGCCCGGGGCGTACTTCAACGTCGGTTCGGGCAGCGATGAGGCCGACAGCCGCTGGCCGCACCACCACCCGCGCTTCACGATCGATGAGACCAGCCTGGAGACCGGCGTGCGGATGCTGAGCGCCGCCGCGCTGCGCCTCGCCCAGCCGGAGTAA
- a CDS encoding DUF7710 domain-containing protein, whose translation MEVWVFHGQEARLASGVFSTREQAENWIRRYGLTGLLTSYPLGEGMYDWAVTNTPFRAKRADQTTPGFIGRFTSAYRPHEHFREGRGSTEREDT comes from the coding sequence ATGGAAGTCTGGGTCTTTCATGGTCAGGAGGCCCGCCTGGCCTCAGGCGTGTTCTCCACCCGCGAGCAGGCCGAGAACTGGATTCGGCGTTATGGCCTGACCGGACTGCTGACCTCATATCCGCTGGGTGAAGGGATGTATGACTGGGCGGTTACCAACACGCCGTTTCGTGCCAAACGTGCTGACCAGACCACGCCGGGCTTTATCGGGAGGTTCACCAGTGCGTACCGCCCGCATGAGCACTTCAGAGAGGGAAGAGGATCTACAGAGCGCGAAGACACCTGA
- the folE gene encoding GTP cyclohydrolase I FolE, giving the protein MTTESVKRPDDQGEVPGLSALTREWLGAVGEDPDREGLVRTPHRVAKAWGFLTAGYGRTLEDAVGEGVFAAEGSEMVIVKDIEFYSMCEHHMLPFYGRAHVAYIPDGKILGLSKFARIVDLYSQRLQVQERITTQVADAVQDLLAPKGVAVMMEGVHLCMAMRGVQKQNSSTTTSAMRGLFKSDARTRAEFMSAVQGTLRGR; this is encoded by the coding sequence TTGACGACCGAATCAGTGAAACGCCCCGATGATCAGGGGGAAGTGCCGGGCCTGAGCGCCCTGACGCGCGAGTGGCTGGGCGCGGTCGGGGAGGACCCGGACCGCGAGGGGCTCGTGAGAACGCCGCACCGCGTGGCGAAAGCCTGGGGGTTCCTGACCGCCGGGTACGGGCGCACCCTGGAGGACGCGGTGGGTGAGGGCGTGTTCGCCGCCGAGGGGAGCGAGATGGTGATCGTGAAGGACATTGAGTTCTACTCGATGTGCGAGCACCACATGCTGCCGTTCTATGGGCGGGCGCACGTGGCGTACATCCCGGATGGGAAGATTCTGGGCCTGAGCAAGTTCGCGCGGATCGTGGACCTGTACTCGCAGCGCCTGCAGGTGCAGGAGCGCATCACGACGCAGGTCGCGGACGCCGTGCAGGACCTGCTGGCGCCCAAGGGCGTGGCCGTCATGATGGAGGGCGTGCACCTGTGCATGGCGATGCGGGGCGTGCAGAAGCAGAACAGCAGCACCACGACCAGCGCCATGCGCGGCCTGTTCAAGAGTGACGCCCGCACGCGCGCGGAGTTCATGAGCGCCGTGCAGGGCACCCTCCGGGGCCGCTGA
- a CDS encoding intradiol ring-cleavage dioxygenase yields MNEPIRPYPADDHDHHDDLNNLGLQADANMLSRSVLDRRHVLGLGLLGIGLLAGNRVSAATGTSAACTVMPTETAGPYPADGSVASGQSLNVLTRSGIVRRDLRRSLGTGNVAPGVPLTLTLKLVNVSGSCAPLRGYAVYVWHCTADGNYSMYSAPVVSEDYLRGVQASDAGGNVTFQTIVPGCYPGRWPHIHFEVYPTLASATSARNKVQTSQLALPQALCQQAYTQAAYGSSARFLTQTSLSRDNIFSDGAATQLPTITGNATKGYSATLTVGLAR; encoded by the coding sequence ATGAACGAGCCGATCCGCCCGTACCCCGCCGACGACCACGATCACCACGACGACCTGAACAACCTGGGCCTCCAGGCGGACGCGAACATGCTGAGCCGCAGCGTCCTCGACCGCCGCCACGTGCTGGGGCTGGGCCTGCTCGGCATCGGGCTGCTCGCCGGGAACCGCGTCAGCGCCGCCACCGGCACCAGCGCCGCGTGCACCGTCATGCCCACCGAAACCGCCGGGCCGTACCCCGCTGACGGCTCGGTCGCCAGCGGTCAGAGCCTCAACGTCCTGACCCGCAGCGGTATCGTCCGCCGCGACCTGCGCCGCAGCCTCGGCACCGGCAACGTGGCCCCCGGCGTGCCCCTGACCCTCACGCTGAAACTCGTCAACGTCAGCGGCAGCTGCGCCCCCCTGCGCGGGTACGCCGTGTACGTCTGGCACTGCACCGCCGACGGCAACTACAGCATGTACAGCGCCCCCGTCGTCAGCGAGGACTACCTGCGCGGCGTGCAGGCCAGTGACGCGGGTGGCAACGTCACCTTCCAGACCATCGTGCCCGGCTGCTACCCCGGCCGCTGGCCTCACATTCACTTCGAGGTGTACCCCACCCTCGCCAGCGCCACGAGCGCCAGGAACAAGGTTCAGACCTCACAGCTGGCCCTCCCGCAGGCCCTGTGCCAGCAGGCGTACACCCAGGCGGCTTACGGCAGCAGCGCCCGCTTCCTGACCCAGACCAGCCTGAGCCGCGACAACATCTTCAGCGATGGGGCCGCCACGCAGCTGCCCACGATCACCGGCAACGCCACCAAGGGTTACTCGGCCACCCTGACCGTCGGCCTCGCCCGCTGA